In Triplophysa rosa linkage group LG7, Trosa_1v2, whole genome shotgun sequence, the following proteins share a genomic window:
- the tmt1a.1 gene encoding methyltransferase-like protein 7A: MAFLMHACAFGVKIITLPLKIAELLGLLSFYKRLFPLIISRCVPSYNDKMNDKKRELFRNLSKFYPQNGPLRVLEVGCGSGANFEYYPNGCKITCVDPNPYFRNYLEKSMAKNDHLVYDSFVVASGENLQVVEDNSVDAVVCTLVLCSVNDIPKVLQESKRVLRPGGAFFFLEHVVSDPSSWIYFFQHVLQPFWYYFGDGCETTRATWKHLEAAGFSDLQLRHIEPPLFFMIRPHIVGYAVK; the protein is encoded by the exons ATGGCGTTTTTAATGCACGCGTGCGCTTTTGGAGTGAAAATCATTACCTTACCACTTAAGATAGCGGAGTTGCTTGGACTTTTATCTTTTTACAAACGCCTCTTTCCTttaataatatcaagatgtgtTCCTTCGTACAATGACAAAATGAACGACAAGAAAAGGGAATTATTTCGAAACTTGTCTAAATTTTACCCCCAAAACGGCCCTCTGCGGGTCTTGGAGGTCGGCTGTGGATCCGGGGCGAACTTTGAGTACTACCCGAATGGCTGCAAAATTACATGCGTCGACCCAAACCCCTATTTTCGAAACTATCTGGAGAAAAGTATGGCGAAGAACGACCACCTCGTTTATGACAGCTTCGTAGTCGCTTCAGGTGAGAATCTCCAGGTAGTGGAGGACAACTCGGTGGATGCTGTGGTGTGCACACTGGTTCTGTGCTCGGTCAATGATATTCCCAAGGTTCTGCAGGAGTCAAAGAGAGTTCTCAGGCCC GGTGGAGCCTTTTTCTTTCTTGAGCATGTGGTGTCTGACCCATCAAGCtggatttatttttttcaacatgtTCTACAGCCATTTTG GTACTATTTTGGCGATGGCTGTGAGACAACTCGTGCCACTTGGAAGCACCTGGAGGCAGCTGGCTTCTCTGATCTACAGTTACGCCATATTGAGCCCCCTCTGTTTTTCATGATCCGACCACACATTGTTGGTTACGCCGTGAAATAA